One Anopheles marshallii chromosome 3, idAnoMarsDA_429_01, whole genome shotgun sequence genomic region harbors:
- the LOC128711201 gene encoding uncharacterized protein LOC128711201 → MKLFVLVLVLAVIEAGNADRPDALLVIDTFKEIVPRYLEKVDGDLQQISTLEREGAEALAQLHTDVMLAKETFVRSVILQEDKLNGLMSVQNTTATDGQCMEFIATAANQTVNLIGVAYTTCINAADESIANTVSWYYSTMRTYEQSTVNLQLLDAFRGDNVFYTPGNIVDRLREKEKNMILHQPTLPILLDSQRTALQDDLLGIRSRYIECMTTAELSLRRYIELAHQQLSNICGGNLNAVPH, encoded by the coding sequence ATGAAGCTCTTCGttctggtgttggtgttggcaGTGATCGAAGCAGGCAATGCAGATCGCCCCGATGCCCTGCTGGTGATCGATACGTTTAAGGAAATTGTGCCACGGTACCTGGAAAAGGTGGATGGAGACCTGCAGCAAATATCCACGCTGGAACGGGAAGGGGCGGAAGCGCTGGCACAACTTCACACCGATGTTATGCTCGCAAAGGAAACGTTCGTCCGGTCGGTCATACTGCAGGAAGATAAGCTGAATGGTTTGATGAGCGTCCAGAACACAACCGCCACCGACGGGCAGTGCATGGAGTTCATCGCGACTGCTGCTAACCAAACGGTTAACCTGATCGGTGTGGCGTACACTACGTGCATTAACGCGGCCGATGAATCAATCGCAAACACCGTCTCTTGGTACTACTCCACCATGCGTACGTATGAGCAATCGACCGTCAACTTACAGCTGCTGGATGCATTCCGTGGCGATAATGTGTTCTACACGCCGGGCAACATTGTGGACCGACTACgcgagaaggagaaaaatatGATCCTACACCAGCCAACCTTGCCAATCTTGCTCGATTCCCAAAGGACAGCACTGCAGGACGATTTGCTGGGAATTCGCAGTCGTTACATCGAGTGTATGACCACCGCCGAATTGTCCTTGCGAAGGTACATCGAACTGGCGCACCAGCAGTTGAGCAACATTTGTGGTGGAAATCTGAACGCTGTACCGCACTGA
- the LOC128711202 gene encoding uncharacterized protein LOC128711202, translated as MKALLLLALLSVTISAIVADRDETLSLFTQLKRVKKGRLFGAEDDFVAFAQSELLLAEEEYIRSSINGESSILQELASAEAQASGPHCVDFIRQKTALMLNLAGVSYTTCLNQVDDALFEKLSGATDGAVSRDQYDQANVLNAFRGENIFVDPARIRGKLQERMRATLKLPTLSAAAVRTLREELGEVKGRFVGCMTEARAGLDTALEGTSKQYQIVCAKKEQ; from the exons ATGAAGGCACTGCTCTTGCTAGCACTGCTGTCCGTGACTATTTCG GCTATCGTAGCTGATCGCGATGAGACACTGAGCCTGTTCACGCAGCTGAAACGCGTGAAGAAGGGCCGCCTGTTCGGGGCGGAAGATGATTTCGTAGCGTTCGCACAGTCAGAACTGCTGCTGGCTGAGGAGGAGTACATCCGTTCGTCCATCAACGGGGAATCATCCATCCTGCAGGAGCTGGCCAGCGCCGAAGCGCAGGCCAGCGGTCCGCACTGTGTAGACTTTATCCGCCAGAAGACGGCACTCATGCTGAACCTTGCCGGTGTATCTTACACGACCTGCCTGAACCAGGTGGACGACGCGCTGTTCGAGAAGCTGTCCGGGGCCACGGATGGGGCGGTATCGCGCGACCAGTACGACCAGGCCAACGTGCTGAATGCGTTCCGGGGTGAGAACATCTTCGTCGATCCGGCACGCATACGCGGCAAGCTGCAGGAGCGCATGCGGGCCACGCTTAAGCTACCGACGTTGAGTGCGGCCGCGGTGAGGACGCTTCGCGAAGAGTTGGGCGAAGTGAAGGGACGGTTTGTCGGGTGCATGACAGAGGCACGGGCTGGATTGGACACGGCACTGGAAGGTACCTCGAAGCAGTACCAGAttgtgtgtgcgaaaaaggagCAGTAA